A stretch of Cicer arietinum cultivar CDC Frontier isolate Library 1 chromosome 5, Cicar.CDCFrontier_v2.0, whole genome shotgun sequence DNA encodes these proteins:
- the LOC101505680 gene encoding G-type lectin S-receptor-like serine/threonine-protein kinase At4g03230: MFPQDENNNEENVNTDLPMIPLSTILKSTNNFSDNYKLGEGGFGAVYKAVLADGREIAVKRLSKNSVQGAEEFKNEVTLIAKLQHRNLVRMLACCIEKNEKLLIYEYLPNSSLDIQFRDTVKTAQLDWKRRFNIINGIAKGLLYLHEDSRLLVIHRDLKASNILLDHEMNPKISDFGLARSFGGGQSPTNTVRVVGTYGYMAPEYALEGFFSVKSDVFSFGIILLEIISGKRNNKFHLQEHGQSLLTYAWDLWNANKGLELMDPWIQDSHVPDEVLKCIQIGLLCVQDKASDRPTMSNVVHMLGSDRVSLPTPLCSSFCVRRTKKEGGISSNASSSVTFNEVTLSELIPR; encoded by the exons ATGTTTCCTCAAGATGAGAATAACAATGAGGAGAACGTGAATACTGACCTACCTATGATACCTCTGAGTACTATTCTAAAGAGTACTAATAATTTTTCTGATAATTATAAATTGGGGGAAGGTGGATTTGGAGCTGTCTACAag GCTGTTTTAGCAGATGGAAGGGAAATTGCTGTTAAAAGGCTTTCGAAAAATTCGGTTCAAGGTGCGGAGGAATTCAAGAATGAAGTAACTTTGATTGCCAAATTGCAGCATAGAAACCTTGTGAGAATGTTGGCTTGCTGCattgagaaaaatgaaaagCTTCTTATCTATGAATACTTGCCTAATTCAAGCCTTGATATCCAGTTTCGCG ATACGGTAAAAACTGCACAGTTGGATTGGAAACGAAGATTCAACATTATTAACGGAATTGCTAAAGGACTTTTATATCTTCATGAGGACTCTAGACTCCTAGTTATTCATAGAGACTTGAAAGCTAGCAATATACTATTAGATCATGAAATGAATCCAAAAATATCAGACTTTGGACTGGCGAGATCATTTGGAGGAGGCCAAAGCCCGACAAATACAGTTAGAGTTGTTGGAACTTA TGGATACATGGCCCCAGAATATGCTTTGGAAGGCTTTTTTTCAGTGAAATCAGATGTTTTCAGCTTTGGTATTATTTTGCTGGAGATCATCAGCGGAAAAAGGAACAATAAATTCCATCTTCAAGAGCATGGACAAAGCCTTCTAACATAT GCATGGGACTTATGGAATGCAAACAAAGGTCTAGAATTGATGGATCCGTGGATACAAGATTCACATGTGCCTGATGAAGTTTTGAAGTGTATACAAATTGGCTTATTGTGTGTACAAGATAAAGCATCTGATAGACCTACAATGTCAAATGTTGTTCACATGCTTGGAAGTGACAGAGTTTCTCTTCCCACCCCTCTATGTTCTTCTTTTTGTGTTAGAAGGACTAAAAAAGAAGGAGGGATTTCATCAAATGCTTCTTCCTCTGTCACTTTCAATGAAGTAACCCTGTCTGAATTGATTCCTAGATGA
- the LOC140920341 gene encoding cysteine-rich repeat secretory protein 38-like gives MSQSSYKLLNRKGGGSISTIMFNLWLLTIKLICIFSFAYSSQLDYRYACLDQSSTPPSTAHQTNLNKLLSLLSSDSATSNGFGTKISGINYDQNNMIYGLYFCRGDVNASICHSCVENASKLIKQQCPNNATAILWCPFCLLRYSNNNFFGKLAVRPRIPMFDATQNFTSVGEFDSDARILMNGLIQVGSQARLMFGTHMFNINGTQRRYGWVQCSRDITKEQCRTCLSNMLEDVENCCKEKRVWRIFSPSCVVMYETQPFFLKGVNDDAFESQKAKENDIRSIILTTVVGTGIVVVTLLALCTNYFRRLKQKQGKFSHSIMIFNCSCSFVTNLYIAENYWKMLRMRSKLRLQFRCRDFKIIYTATAIAIAVTLQTFILRKNTRKCSRCYRNFDFVAGTSKSFIYCYHNCDFRYATNLYNATKCSQCDQNCYFVGETSKSFVMRL, from the exons ATGTCACAATCTTCATATAAACTTTTGAACAGAAAAGGTGGTGGTAGCATCTCAACAATAATGTTCAATCTTTGGTTACTTACCATAAAATTGATATGCATTTTCTCCTTTGCATATTCATCACAACTTGATTATAGATATGCTTGTTTAGACCAATCTTCAACTCCTCCATCAACAGCACATCAAACCAACCTCAACAAATTACTTTCATTACTATCATCAGATTCAGCTACAAGCAATGGTTTTGGTACAAAAATTTCAGGTATTAATTATGATCAAAACAACATGATTTATGGACTATACTTTTGTCGCGGCGACGTAAATGCAAGTATTTGCCATTCATGTGTTGAAAATGCAAGCAAATTGATAAAACAACAATGTCCAAATAATGCAACAGCTATTCTTTGGTGTCCCTTTTGTCTTTTGAGATACTCAAACAATAATTTCTTTGGAAAATTAGCTGTTAGGCCAAGAATTCCTATGTTTGATGCAACACAAAATTTTACTAGTGTTGGTGAATTTGATAGTGATGCAAGGATTTTGATGAATGGTTTGATACAAGTGGGATCACAGGCACGTTTAATGTTTGGAACAcatatgtttaatattaatgGTACTCAAAGAAGGTATGGTTGGGTGCAATGTAGTAGAGATATTACTAAGGAGCAATGTAGAACTTGTTTGAGTAATATGCTTGAAGATGTTGAGAATTGTTGCAAGGAGAAGCGAGTTTGGCGAATATTTTCGCCGAGTTGTGTTGTTATGTATGAAACTCAACCGTTCTTTTTGAAAGGTGTGAACGATGACGCGTTTGAGTCTCAAAaag CCAAAGAAAATGATATAAgatcaattattttaacaaccGTTGTTGGTACTGGAATAGTAGTAGTAACACTATTGGCTTTATGCACAAACTACTTCAGGCGCTTGAAACAGAAACAAGGTAAATTCTCACActcaattatgatttttaattgtaGTTGCAGTTTCGTTACGAATCTTTATATTGCGGAAAATTACTGGAAAATGTTGCGGATGCGATCAAAATTGCGATTGCAATTTCGTTGCAGAGACTTCAAAATCATTTATACTGCGACTGCAATTGCGATTGCAGTTACGCTACAAACCTTTATATTGAGGAAAAATACTAGAAAATGTAGCCGATGCTATCGAAATTTTGATTTCGTTGCAGGGACTTCAAAATCCTTTATATACTGCTACCACAATTGTGATTTTCGTTACGCTACAAACCTTTATAATGCGACAAAATGTAGCCAATGTGATCAAAATTGTTATTTCGTTGGAGAGACTTCAAAATCTTTTGTAATGCGTCTGTAA